A region of Deltaproteobacteria bacterium DNA encodes the following proteins:
- the secA gene encoding preprotein translocase subunit SecA, translating to MLSYIMKKIIGSQNEREIKRLGSIVEDVNNYESEMLKLPNGALTEKTEEFRQAIKNNLNGNGEATDEAHFAKLEGTLEELLPEAFALVREASRRTLGMRPFDVQLVGGLVLHLGRIAEMKTGEGKTLVAALPLYLNGVTGYGAHLITVNDYLARRDATWMGPIYKLLGLDLGVVNHEISYLVEWEDPDRARNAIENNLSVWPAEYSDMEIPPERNLDVLAAFKTKLVECSRKEAYQAHATYGTNNEFGFDYLRDNMKFSLKDYVQREHNFAIVDEVDSILIDEARTPLIISGPSEDSTQLYYDINNVVKRLKPDVDFTVDEKTKQVTPTEEGSTRVEKALGINNVYDPVNLEILHHVIQGLRAHNLFHKDVDYMLKDGKVIIVDEFTGRLMPGRRWSDGLHQAVEAKEGVEIENENQTLATITIQNYFRMYRKLAGMTGTADTEAFEFKNIYKLDVNVIPTNKPMIRDDRNDSVYKSETEKFNAVAEEIKEFHSQGRPALVGTTSIEKSEKLSNLLKKLQIKHQVLNAKQHENEAEVVAQAGRIGAVTIATNMAGRGTDIILGGNHEYLAMNILKTKFKVDPAEALPEHFEEAMLEAKSVCESEKKKVLELGGLHIIGTERHESRRIDNQLRGRAGRQGDPGSSRFYVSLEDDLMRIFASETITKIMDKLGWEEGEPIEHKMISRSIENAQKKVEGRNFDIRKHLLDYDDVLNKQREVIYKKRRDFLAGGENLKENLYEMSDEVIDDLASAMVPEKANSDELDLTDLKEAVQNTFNFEIDFTGLTENGTEREAVAEFMRGKVHEFYERKEEEIGSETMRQIERYVMLQTLDFLWKDHLLNMDHLREGIGLRGYAQRDPLHEYKREGFEMFTGLIDRLSYDVCEKLFRVQPVSETDMERLERRRRAEQQRMTLSRGEEEEKKKPVKRSEKKVGRNDPCPCGSGKKYKKCCGKT from the coding sequence ATGCTTTCCTACATAATGAAAAAAATTATAGGTTCCCAGAACGAAAGGGAAATCAAGAGACTGGGATCCATTGTCGAGGATGTAAATAATTACGAGAGCGAGATGTTAAAGCTCCCGAACGGAGCGCTTACGGAAAAAACAGAGGAATTCAGACAAGCAATCAAAAATAACCTGAACGGCAATGGTGAAGCAACGGACGAAGCCCATTTCGCAAAACTTGAAGGAACCCTGGAAGAATTGCTTCCTGAAGCGTTTGCCCTGGTAAGAGAAGCTTCGCGAAGGACTCTCGGAATGAGGCCTTTCGACGTGCAGCTCGTAGGCGGCCTGGTACTGCATTTGGGAAGAATCGCAGAAATGAAGACAGGAGAAGGTAAAACCCTTGTCGCGGCCCTGCCCCTCTACTTAAACGGCGTCACGGGCTACGGCGCGCATCTCATAACCGTAAATGACTATCTGGCAAGACGTGACGCTACGTGGATGGGACCCATTTACAAGCTTCTCGGCCTGGATCTGGGAGTCGTTAACCATGAAATTTCATATCTCGTCGAGTGGGAAGACCCGGACAGGGCCCGGAACGCGATAGAAAATAATTTGAGCGTATGGCCCGCGGAATATTCCGATATGGAGATACCGCCCGAGAGAAACCTCGACGTGCTCGCGGCTTTCAAGACAAAACTCGTCGAATGTTCGAGAAAAGAGGCCTATCAGGCTCATGCGACTTACGGGACCAATAACGAATTCGGTTTTGATTATCTGAGAGATAATATGAAATTCTCCCTGAAGGATTACGTCCAGAGGGAGCACAATTTTGCTATAGTTGACGAAGTTGACAGCATTTTGATCGATGAGGCCAGAACGCCTCTCATAATATCAGGCCCTTCGGAAGACTCCACACAGCTCTATTACGATATCAACAACGTGGTGAAAAGGCTTAAACCAGACGTCGATTTCACCGTGGACGAAAAAACAAAGCAGGTAACGCCGACTGAAGAAGGCTCGACAAGGGTGGAAAAGGCGCTCGGCATTAACAACGTTTACGACCCTGTGAACCTGGAAATACTTCACCATGTCATTCAGGGACTCAGGGCTCACAACCTCTTTCACAAAGACGTCGACTACATGCTCAAGGACGGAAAGGTTATCATTGTGGATGAATTCACGGGGAGGCTTATGCCGGGCAGGAGATGGAGCGACGGGCTTCATCAGGCGGTTGAGGCAAAAGAAGGTGTAGAGATAGAGAACGAGAACCAGACCCTTGCCACGATCACGATTCAGAATTATTTCAGAATGTACCGAAAGCTCGCCGGTATGACGGGTACGGCCGATACGGAGGCATTCGAGTTCAAGAACATCTATAAACTTGACGTGAATGTGATTCCGACAAACAAACCTATGATAAGGGACGACAGGAACGACTCCGTATACAAATCGGAGACGGAAAAATTCAACGCCGTTGCGGAGGAGATAAAGGAGTTTCACTCCCAGGGGCGCCCCGCACTCGTAGGAACGACATCGATTGAAAAATCCGAGAAACTGAGCAACCTGCTGAAGAAGCTCCAGATTAAGCATCAGGTGTTGAACGCCAAGCAGCATGAAAACGAGGCCGAGGTAGTAGCGCAGGCGGGAAGAATCGGCGCGGTTACCATAGCGACTAATATGGCCGGCCGCGGAACCGACATTATTCTGGGCGGCAACCACGAGTATCTGGCAATGAATATACTTAAAACAAAGTTCAAAGTTGATCCCGCCGAAGCCCTGCCGGAGCACTTCGAAGAGGCAATGCTCGAAGCCAAATCCGTATGTGAGAGCGAAAAGAAAAAGGTTCTGGAACTGGGCGGCCTTCACATCATAGGAACCGAAAGACACGAATCCAGGAGAATCGACAATCAGCTGAGAGGTAGAGCCGGCAGACAGGGAGACCCCGGCTCCTCAAGGTTTTACGTTTCTCTTGAAGACGACCTGATGAGGATATTCGCTTCGGAGACCATAACCAAAATCATGGACAAGCTCGGGTGGGAAGAAGGTGAGCCGATAGAGCACAAGATGATCAGCCGCTCGATTGAAAACGCACAGAAAAAGGTGGAGGGCAGAAATTTCGATATTAGAAAACACCTTCTCGACTACGACGACGTGCTGAATAAACAAAGAGAGGTGATATACAAAAAAAGAAGGGATTTTCTGGCCGGCGGAGAGAATCTCAAGGAAAACCTTTATGAGATGTCGGACGAGGTGATAGACGATCTCGCCTCAGCCATGGTTCCCGAAAAAGCCAACTCAGACGAACTGGATTTAACCGATCTTAAAGAGGCTGTACAGAATACATTCAATTTTGAGATAGATTTTACCGGTTTAACCGAAAACGGGACAGAGAGAGAGGCCGTAGCGGAATTCATGCGCGGCAAAGTCCACGAATTCTACGAGCGGAAGGAGGAGGAGATAGGTTCCGAGACAATGAGGCAGATAGAAAGATATGTGATGCTTCAGACGCTCGACTTTTTATGGAAAGACCATCTTCTCAATATGGACCACCTCAGGGAGGGAATTGGGCTCAGGGGCTATGCTCAGAGAGACCCGCTGCATGAGTACAAGAGGGAGGGATTCGAAATGTTTACCGGACTCATAGACAGGCTTTCGTATGATGTATGCGAGAAGCTTTTCAGGGTGCAGCCGGTGAGCGAGACGGACATGGAGCGCCTCGAGAGGAGAAGGAGAGCCGAGCAGCAGCGTATGACACTTAGCAGAGGGGAAGAGGAAGAGAAGAAGAAACCCGTAAAGAGAAGTGAGAAAAAGGTGGGAAGAAACGACCCTTGCCCTTGCGGAAGCGGGAAGAAATATAAAAAGTGCTGCGGCAAAACATAG
- the smc gene encoding chromosome segregation protein SMC has protein sequence MKIKSLEIKGFKSFYDKTLIRFDKELNAIVGPNGCGKSNILDAIRWILGEQNPRQLRANVMEEIISNGSEFLKPLGMAEVSLVMENVPNYNFEEVEIKRRVFRSGETEYYLNKVNCRLKDITDIFIDTGSGARAYSVIGQGRVDQMITAKPEEKRTLIEEVAGIRKYKLRRRETETRIKTTRENLSRIKDMNNEVKRQMDTLSLQAKHAKEFRELSDEARKLESTILRAKLWRIESKKSKINQEKAGIDDRVAKSEEEIIQIVNNQKALNDRASVSEESIRGLESDLYRTKTELNSRISSQQLIKSEISNIDRFIEKIQSESVLLGTEREKLKQQLDNKKEALEEAKADLQVAREQISAIEEKLAAHRTGFTRIRTEHQEIRGSLFRTLDEYSSLKGAALGHENELKELYSKKERIEKEISELGQEKKNTSDEVSKLERILEENDIRKNNISELKDELRNSLSELEQTRRLKASEGDSLKERLKESASRLNALEQIETNYEWLPEGIRNFILENKGNGVLGTVSDFISVPEGYEKAVEAALGEKIKWILVKEGSEALNAINSLRERDLGRGTFVPAGGQYQGKQDDNGVDARSLSEIVSIENVSLGAIENILGSVFLVPSLEEGLRLRSSAAESASFVTTDGDYLHSNGAISGGTAQPGVLTRKREIENLKNDVGTLETEIEDIDSQVQVIENEIRDLNSKIKEHERELIELGIKEAETKKDIFNLNTNLDKINRRIEIMNETLRETSAETGEKILQIDEIKKAIEKLDGEKSVLEHKFGEVEEKIQKAEEEEKSIEREISDKNVTCASLIEKQNGLLEDLSELEKRINSINDRMQLEARNIEDKKREKLDFIEKDRDTVEGISAINKNIAENEEKLSLMKNERSRLLDEIRIINENKESLNLRLSELRMKNNSLELDLNSLQIEIENIHENMRRNNLSVPAVEGAKIPSPEAGDFTDINLEEEEPKLRRLQARIEKFGPVNLLAPEEYNKLEERHNFLNEQMEDLLQALSSLGKAINKIDKESEKRFKETFEIMDQKFQEIFSRLFRGGEGKLVLTEPDNLLESGVEVMVRPRGKKFQSINLLSGGEKALSAIALIISACLIKPAPFLLFDEIDAPLDDRNTSYFLELVKEIDNRSQVIIITHNKKTMQEVNSLIGITSNKSGTSTVVSVDLN, from the coding sequence ATGAAAATCAAATCCCTGGAAATTAAAGGCTTTAAATCATTCTACGACAAGACGCTCATCCGTTTCGACAAAGAGTTAAACGCCATCGTGGGTCCGAACGGGTGCGGAAAATCAAACATCCTTGATGCCATAAGATGGATACTGGGCGAGCAGAACCCGAGACAGCTCAGGGCAAACGTAATGGAAGAGATAATTTCCAACGGCAGCGAATTTCTCAAACCGCTAGGCATGGCGGAAGTCTCGCTCGTCATGGAGAACGTCCCCAATTACAATTTTGAGGAAGTCGAGATCAAGCGCCGCGTGTTCCGTTCGGGAGAGACCGAATATTACCTGAACAAAGTTAACTGCAGACTTAAGGATATAACCGACATTTTCATCGATACCGGATCCGGCGCGAGAGCGTATTCGGTCATCGGACAGGGCAGAGTGGATCAGATGATAACCGCCAAGCCCGAAGAAAAGAGAACTCTTATCGAAGAAGTCGCGGGCATCAGAAAATATAAGCTCAGACGTCGTGAGACCGAGACCAGAATCAAAACAACGAGAGAGAACCTCAGCCGAATAAAGGACATGAACAATGAAGTAAAGCGTCAGATGGACACACTCAGCCTGCAGGCAAAGCATGCTAAAGAGTTCAGGGAATTATCGGATGAGGCAAGAAAGCTGGAATCAACCATACTGAGAGCGAAGCTTTGGAGGATCGAGAGCAAAAAGAGCAAAATCAACCAGGAAAAAGCGGGTATCGACGACAGGGTTGCCAAATCCGAAGAAGAGATAATCCAAATTGTAAACAATCAAAAGGCCTTAAACGACCGGGCTTCCGTATCGGAAGAGAGCATCCGGGGGCTTGAGAGCGATCTCTACAGGACGAAAACCGAACTCAACTCAAGAATATCATCTCAGCAATTAATAAAAAGCGAAATCTCGAATATCGACAGATTCATAGAGAAAATCCAAAGCGAATCCGTTTTACTCGGCACGGAAAGGGAAAAGCTCAAGCAGCAGCTGGATAATAAAAAAGAAGCGCTGGAGGAAGCTAAGGCGGACCTGCAGGTAGCGCGCGAACAAATTTCGGCGATCGAGGAAAAGCTCGCGGCTCACAGGACCGGATTTACCCGGATTCGTACGGAACATCAGGAAATCAGAGGCTCATTGTTCAGAACACTTGACGAATACAGCTCGCTAAAGGGAGCAGCTCTGGGGCATGAGAATGAATTGAAAGAGCTATATTCCAAAAAAGAAAGGATCGAAAAAGAAATATCCGAGCTAGGGCAGGAAAAAAAGAATACCTCCGATGAAGTTTCAAAGCTCGAGCGAATTCTGGAAGAAAACGATATAAGAAAGAACAATATCTCGGAACTAAAAGATGAACTGAGGAATTCACTATCCGAGCTCGAGCAAACCCGGAGACTTAAGGCGAGCGAGGGCGATTCTTTAAAGGAAAGACTCAAGGAAAGCGCGTCGAGGCTGAACGCCCTTGAGCAAATTGAGACTAACTACGAATGGCTCCCCGAGGGGATAAGAAACTTTATACTGGAAAACAAAGGAAACGGAGTGCTCGGCACGGTCTCGGACTTCATCTCGGTCCCTGAAGGCTATGAGAAGGCGGTTGAAGCGGCGCTGGGTGAAAAAATAAAATGGATTCTCGTCAAAGAAGGCTCAGAAGCCTTAAACGCGATAAATTCCTTGAGGGAGCGGGATCTGGGCAGGGGGACGTTCGTCCCGGCGGGCGGCCAATATCAGGGGAAACAGGACGATAACGGCGTTGATGCGAGGTCTCTCTCGGAAATCGTAAGCATAGAGAACGTAAGTCTTGGAGCTATAGAAAATATACTGGGCAGTGTTTTTCTGGTGCCCTCACTTGAGGAGGGGCTTAGACTTCGCTCAAGTGCGGCGGAAAGCGCCTCTTTCGTTACGACAGACGGGGATTACCTTCACTCAAACGGCGCAATTTCAGGAGGAACGGCGCAACCGGGGGTCCTCACGAGAAAAAGAGAAATAGAAAACCTGAAAAACGACGTCGGCACACTAGAGACGGAAATTGAGGATATAGATAGCCAAGTGCAAGTAATTGAAAACGAAATCAGGGACCTGAACTCCAAAATAAAGGAACATGAGCGGGAATTGATAGAGCTCGGCATTAAAGAAGCCGAGACCAAAAAAGACATATTCAACCTTAATACTAACCTGGACAAAATAAACAGACGTATCGAGATAATGAACGAAACCCTAAGAGAGACCAGCGCTGAAACCGGCGAGAAAATCCTTCAGATAGACGAGATCAAAAAGGCTATTGAGAAACTTGACGGCGAAAAATCGGTGCTGGAGCACAAATTCGGTGAGGTTGAGGAAAAAATTCAAAAAGCGGAGGAAGAAGAGAAATCCATCGAAAGGGAGATCTCCGACAAGAATGTTACCTGCGCCTCTTTAATCGAAAAACAGAACGGACTGCTTGAGGACCTGTCGGAACTGGAGAAAAGAATAAATTCTATAAATGACCGCATGCAGCTTGAGGCCAGGAATATCGAGGATAAGAAAAGAGAGAAACTCGATTTCATCGAAAAGGACAGGGACACAGTCGAGGGAATAAGCGCAATCAACAAAAATATTGCCGAAAATGAAGAGAAGCTCTCACTTATGAAAAACGAAAGAAGCCGTCTTCTCGATGAAATAAGAATAATCAATGAAAACAAGGAGAGCTTGAATTTGCGTTTATCAGAACTCAGAATGAAGAATAATTCACTTGAGCTCGACCTCAACAGTTTACAAATAGAGATCGAGAACATACATGAGAATATGCGGAGAAACAACCTGTCCGTACCGGCGGTAGAAGGAGCGAAAATACCCTCCCCGGAAGCAGGGGACTTCACAGACATAAACCTGGAAGAAGAGGAGCCGAAACTCAGGAGGCTTCAGGCGAGGATTGAAAAATTCGGCCCCGTGAACCTGCTTGCGCCTGAAGAATACAATAAGCTTGAGGAAAGACACAATTTCCTTAATGAGCAGATGGAGGACCTCCTGCAGGCTCTCTCGTCGCTGGGCAAGGCAATCAATAAAATCGACAAGGAGTCGGAAAAAAGATTCAAAGAAACCTTTGAGATTATGGACCAGAAATTTCAGGAGATATTCAGCAGGCTTTTCCGCGGGGGGGAGGGGAAATTGGTGCTGACGGAGCCTGATAACCTGCTCGAGTCGGGGGTCGAGGTTATGGTAAGACCGAGGGGGAAGAAATTTCAATCTATAAATCTACTCTCGGGGGGAGAGAAAGCCCTCTCGGCAATAGCGCTTATCATATCCGCATGCCTTATTAAACCGGCCCCGTTTCTCCTTTTTGATGAGATCGACGCGCCGCTCGACGACAGGAACACATCCTATTTCCTAGAGCTGGTAAAGGAAATCGACAACAGATCGCAGGTCATTATCATTACGCACAACAAAAAAACCATGCAGGAAGTAAACTCCCTCATAGGCATAACTTCCAACAAATCCGGGACATCGACCGTAGTTTCGGTTGACCTCAATTAA
- a CDS encoding DnaJ domain-containing protein: MKRALVIGTDRDYCYVIKEFLELRGLSVTVVLNHKDGLERIFYEKPDLTVLELLEEGLSSARIGSISSSKEFEVVDFTNTRKINNQTKPVLIFEDKTHINSLFDFLKINFSDQEANEPSPVSGDKGNLGSIFYPELLVDIYQKKRSGVLSLSSSTNLHIYFTNGAPVFAEGGDIETAIGRILLDRGQIDRETYEKAIEMSSEKKLKFGETLFEMGITSPHELNSFLELQIEEKILSGFYYIKGSYEFAGGSDFTDKIVSYRIDLPKVIYAGVKRYISAEIIEAKDPFIETSPDLEKEINKLGLKPAESRFVQLLKNKASLKQTLKTANLEKSDALELLYFLTLFGLVSITDISIDEIGRMSMEKHIKEKDTLQDGGRIEGLKLDEEGFFTAETGPVAAPENPPVETEEESPAIDNNIASGIPDTETRVPPEGLEETDNQQYNFPEGSESQSEEEQGVEEAGLTYETLEKDPDDIGIGSDYFSELFEEKAKNEIPGEDPIKQEPGPSKDDFHSNSGEDQENKDIAIELPEDTWGENTDEKDISPEPEQDDSLRHMGLGEEKTETADESGPETRQAENDINAPEGLEARPPEQDYSLPYEGGMELELDSQEQPDGEEASSGGSTTPPGNNEAEPGNAADGQWGDFKDAEYASDEEAALAVNELNVEHDIPETQQSEEFVTRVNEFHAAMEEKDYYEVLGLGRDVSGEEIKNAYYSLVKQYHPDVKPNAEKAVREKAEGIFTKLTSAYETLHDPYKREQYDSGEELAELKSQAKYIYEAEIAFNKGVALLVQRDYVGAEKKTREALNMNPEEAAYIGTHAWTMFLAADDKSKVLDEVRKSIEKAIALNDKVPENYYYLGSIHKYNEDLRKAEDYYKKALELDPDYIEAKREIRLLNTRKTGKVNQKRVEKKFWSNLFKK, encoded by the coding sequence TTGAAAAGAGCTCTCGTAATAGGAACAGACAGGGATTACTGTTATGTAATCAAGGAGTTTCTGGAGCTCAGAGGTTTATCGGTAACTGTAGTTTTAAACCATAAGGACGGGCTTGAGAGGATTTTTTACGAGAAACCCGACTTAACGGTGCTCGAGCTTCTGGAGGAGGGGTTAAGCTCCGCACGCATCGGCTCAATAAGTTCCTCAAAAGAATTCGAAGTTGTCGATTTTACCAACACTCGGAAAATAAATAATCAGACCAAACCGGTATTGATCTTTGAAGATAAAACCCACATTAACTCCTTATTCGATTTCCTGAAGATCAATTTTTCAGATCAAGAAGCAAATGAACCGTCTCCCGTGTCTGGGGACAAAGGAAATCTTGGCTCGATATTTTACCCCGAATTACTCGTAGACATTTACCAGAAGAAGCGGAGCGGAGTGCTGTCGCTTAGTTCGAGTACAAACCTTCATATCTATTTCACAAACGGCGCGCCTGTGTTTGCAGAGGGAGGAGATATTGAAACGGCTATCGGGAGAATTCTGCTGGACAGGGGGCAGATAGACCGGGAAACGTATGAAAAAGCAATCGAGATGTCTTCGGAAAAAAAACTAAAATTCGGGGAAACCCTTTTCGAGATGGGAATCACCTCACCGCACGAATTGAATAGTTTTTTAGAACTTCAGATCGAAGAGAAAATACTAAGCGGATTTTACTACATAAAGGGTAGTTACGAATTTGCAGGCGGCAGCGACTTCACGGATAAAATAGTTTCGTACCGTATTGATTTACCGAAAGTAATCTATGCTGGAGTAAAAAGATACATAAGCGCGGAAATCATCGAAGCAAAAGACCCGTTTATAGAAACTAGTCCCGACCTGGAAAAAGAAATCAACAAACTGGGACTGAAGCCGGCGGAGTCAAGGTTTGTACAGCTGCTCAAAAACAAGGCGAGCCTAAAACAGACCCTAAAAACAGCTAATCTGGAGAAGAGTGACGCTCTTGAGCTGCTATACTTTTTGACACTCTTCGGATTAGTCAGCATTACCGACATTTCCATAGACGAGATAGGAAGAATGTCGATGGAAAAGCATATCAAAGAAAAAGATACGCTGCAGGACGGCGGACGGATTGAAGGCCTTAAGCTCGACGAAGAGGGATTTTTCACGGCTGAAACGGGCCCCGTCGCGGCGCCGGAGAATCCTCCGGTCGAAACGGAAGAAGAATCCCCGGCCATTGATAACAATATAGCAAGCGGAATACCCGATACGGAAACACGAGTACCGCCGGAAGGCCTCGAAGAAACAGATAATCAACAATATAACTTTCCCGAGGGAAGTGAGAGCCAGAGTGAAGAGGAACAGGGCGTGGAAGAGGCCGGCTTAACTTACGAAACCCTTGAAAAAGACCCGGATGACATCGGAATCGGAAGCGATTACTTCTCCGAGCTCTTTGAGGAAAAGGCAAAAAACGAAATCCCCGGTGAAGACCCGATAAAGCAGGAACCCGGACCCAGTAAAGATGATTTTCATTCTAATTCGGGAGAAGATCAAGAGAATAAAGACATAGCGATTGAGCTCCCGGAGGACACATGGGGAGAAAATACCGACGAAAAAGATATTTCTCCCGAACCGGAGCAGGACGACTCTCTCAGGCATATGGGTCTTGGCGAAGAAAAAACCGAAACGGCAGATGAATCGGGGCCTGAAACCCGTCAAGCCGAAAACGATATAAACGCGCCCGAGGGTCTTGAGGCAAGACCACCCGAACAAGATTATTCCCTCCCTTATGAAGGGGGTATGGAACTGGAGCTTGACTCTCAGGAACAACCAGACGGCGAGGAAGCTTCATCAGGCGGCTCTACAACCCCGCCCGGGAACAATGAGGCTGAACCTGGAAACGCGGCAGACGGACAGTGGGGGGATTTTAAAGATGCAGAATACGCCTCCGACGAAGAGGCCGCGCTTGCGGTGAATGAATTAAATGTCGAGCACGATATTCCGGAAACACAGCAGTCAGAAGAATTTGTCACAAGGGTGAACGAGTTTCATGCGGCAATGGAAGAAAAGGATTATTATGAAGTTCTCGGACTCGGACGGGATGTTTCAGGTGAAGAAATAAAGAACGCCTACTACAGTCTTGTTAAACAATATCATCCTGACGTCAAGCCTAACGCGGAAAAAGCCGTGCGGGAAAAGGCGGAAGGAATATTTACTAAACTCACCTCCGCTTACGAAACCCTCCACGATCCCTATAAAAGAGAACAGTACGACTCCGGCGAAGAGCTTGCAGAGCTTAAAAGTCAGGCCAAATATATATACGAGGCTGAAATTGCTTTCAATAAGGGGGTCGCGTTACTGGTTCAAAGAGATTATGTCGGAGCGGAAAAGAAAACCAGGGAAGCCCTCAACATGAACCCCGAGGAAGCCGCCTACATAGGAACTCACGCATGGACGATGTTCCTGGCCGCGGATGATAAATCCAAGGTGCTTGACGAGGTAAGAAAATCAATCGAGAAAGCAATAGCGTTAAACGACAAAGTACCTGAAAACTACTATTATCTCGGCTCTATACACAAATATAACGAAGACCTGAGGAAAGCCGAGGATTATTACAAAAAGGCCCTTGAGCTGGATCCGGATTATATCGAGGCAAAAAGAGAAATCAGGCTCCTCAATACCCGCAAGACCGGCAAAGTGAACCAGAAAAGGGTGGAGAAAAAATTTTGGTCGAACCTGTTTAAGAAATAA
- a CDS encoding SurA N-terminal domain-containing protein, with translation MSLDLIRNKHSWFTKGVLIVIAVTFVLGIGYNLADWGAITHVPSQTAAEVNGEPISLISFNMYREGLKRQLNQEGGELPEQYATQIDGIALSQLINLKLMSQKARDLGFNVTDDDLSDAIHSDPAFQSEGRFVGKEQYEQIIRKYFNQDVGEFENAYRDEILARKLSNFIEETAVVTDDEIYNVFKKENDKVNLYYIAFPAEDFGDEYSPTEEEIAEYYENNKGQLKTPELREIRHIVLGAENFGQNLNVTDEEIASYYEAYSEEFLSEEGEPLPFEDVKGEIEANLKNGRGEALRQEFLASLENPEEEGKTIDSIAEEFSVTINESEPVSARESLNLVPPAVARQIFSMEKGRTTIIPVGTALWVTELKEVIPPREKTLEEAREDITAALKSEKSKELARSKANETLEKLKTVKSDRIKAEAEKLGLEVKETGYFSRVETIPDINVNELREEAFELDEGSGVSDKIHANRDKFYIVALKEKQDAKSEEFELKREELRELELAKQRSEIIRNWLQDMRRQAEIIPNSDLFPAQG, from the coding sequence ATGAGTCTCGATCTAATCAGGAACAAGCACAGCTGGTTTACCAAAGGTGTATTGATTGTCATAGCGGTAACCTTTGTCCTGGGCATAGGATACAATTTAGCGGACTGGGGCGCGATAACCCATGTGCCAAGCCAAACCGCGGCGGAGGTGAATGGGGAGCCGATAAGTCTTATCAGCTTTAATATGTACAGGGAGGGCCTCAAAAGGCAGTTGAACCAGGAGGGAGGGGAACTGCCTGAGCAATACGCCACTCAGATCGACGGCATAGCCCTCAGTCAGTTGATAAACTTAAAACTAATGTCCCAAAAGGCCAGGGACCTGGGATTCAACGTTACCGATGATGATCTCAGCGATGCCATACACTCGGACCCGGCGTTTCAGTCCGAGGGCAGATTCGTCGGCAAGGAGCAATACGAACAAATCATCAGAAAATATTTCAATCAGGATGTCGGGGAGTTTGAAAACGCGTACAGGGATGAAATTCTCGCAAGGAAGCTTTCGAACTTTATCGAAGAAACCGCCGTGGTCACGGATGACGAGATATACAATGTATTCAAGAAAGAGAACGATAAGGTAAATCTCTATTACATAGCCTTCCCGGCAGAGGATTTTGGGGACGAGTATTCTCCGACGGAAGAAGAAATTGCTGAATACTACGAGAATAATAAGGGCCAACTCAAAACACCTGAGCTCAGAGAAATACGGCACATCGTATTAGGAGCCGAAAACTTCGGACAAAACCTGAATGTTACGGATGAAGAGATAGCGTCTTATTATGAGGCCTACTCCGAAGAGTTTTTATCGGAGGAGGGAGAGCCTTTGCCCTTCGAGGATGTAAAAGGGGAAATCGAAGCAAATCTCAAGAACGGGCGTGGAGAAGCTCTTCGTCAGGAATTTCTGGCGAGTCTGGAAAATCCCGAAGAGGAAGGGAAGACGATAGATTCCATTGCAGAAGAATTCTCTGTAACTATAAACGAAAGCGAACCGGTTTCCGCCAGAGAAAGTCTGAACCTAGTCCCGCCCGCTGTAGCGCGTCAAATTTTCAGTATGGAAAAGGGCAGAACGACTATTATTCCCGTGGGGACAGCTCTGTGGGTGACGGAATTAAAGGAAGTCATTCCACCACGCGAGAAAACACTCGAGGAGGCCAGAGAAGACATTACAGCTGCGCTCAAGAGTGAGAAGTCAAAAGAGCTTGCGCGCAGTAAGGCAAACGAAACTCTTGAGAAGCTAAAGACCGTAAAAAGCGATAGAATAAAAGCTGAAGCGGAGAAGCTCGGGCTTGAGGTCAAAGAAACCGGTTATTTTTCACGCGTGGAAACGATTCCCGATATAAACGTGAATGAATTAAGGGAAGAAGCATTCGAGCTGGATGAAGGATCCGGCGTTTCCGATAAAATCCACGCAAACAGGGATAAATTCTATATTGTGGCACTTAAGGAAAAGCAAGACGCGAAGTCCGAGGAATTCGAACTCAAAAGAGAAGAATTAAGGGAACTCGAATTAGCTAAACAGCGCTCGGAGATTATACGGAATTGGCTGCAGGATATGAGACGGCAGGCGGAAATAATACCTAATTCCGATCTATTTCCGGCCCAGGGATAA